Proteins from one Nicotiana tabacum cultivar K326 chromosome 23, ASM71507v2, whole genome shotgun sequence genomic window:
- the LOC142177145 gene encoding uncharacterized protein LOC142177145, with protein MGDISAAKKTKILVAHGKRIREISEDNITFAEEDANGLILPHNDTLVISLNVLDFYIKRVLVDPGSLADIIQWRVLEKVKLTGNIVSAIKLLAGFNLIRVMTRGEILLPTHAEGVTKTTLFEVIDGDIDMTGIPLKVVVHKLSLDPNFPPVRQKKRPISEVRNRFVKEEVTWLLNIGSIREIGKTIEVYIDDMLFKSLNAGDHLEHLQETFDILRKYNMKFNPEKCAFRVGFGKFLGFLVSQRGIKVNPDKIKAIEDIHDQLNKCEESTEVDQ; from the exons ATGGGTGACATTTCGGCAGCAAAGAAGACAAAGATATTGGTAGCTCATGGCAAGAGGATCCGAGAGATATCAGAAGATAACATCACATTTGCAGAAGAAGATGCTAATGGACTTATTCTCCCACACAATGATACTTTGGTAATCtctcttaatgttttagatttcTATATTAAACGTGTGTTGGTTGATCCAGGAAGTTTAGCCgacatcatacaatggagagttctGGAGAAAGTGAAGTTAACCGGAAATATAGTTTCGGCAATAAAACTTTTAGCGGGGTTCAACTTAATACGTGTTATGACCCGAGGAGAAATTCTGCTACCCACGCATGCCGAAGGGGTAACGAAGACCACCCTGTTCGAAGTGATAGATGGAGACATAG atatgacaggtattccATTGAAAGTTGTTGTCCACAAGCTGAGCTTGGATCCTAACTTCCCTCCGGTAAGGCAGAAGAAGCGACCAATATCAGAGGTCAGAAATAGGTTTGTCAAGGAAGAGGTAACCTGGTTACTGAATATAGGTTCAATTCGGGAG ATAGGTAAGACAattgaagtttatattgatgacatgttattTAAATCTCTTAATGCAGGAGATCATCTGGAACATCTCCAAGAGACATTTGACAttctgagaaaatacaacatgaagttcAACCCGGAGAAGTGTGCCTTCAGAGTTGGTTTCGGTAAATTCTTGGGGTTTCTGGTCTCTCAAAGAGGAATTAAAGTAaaccctgataaaatcaaagccatcgaggataTCCACGACCAGTTAAATAAGTGTGAAGAAAGTACAGAGGTTGACCAGTAG
- the LOC107798186 gene encoding small ribosomal subunit protein cS22: protein MSTLSSFTISPTFLHNPRNRNRNSSIQLPNLSLKPQTARVCLSTRMNAVEEEEISVSTADPSSEAARRLYIGNIPRTLKPDELRKIVEEHAAVEKAEVMYDKYSGRSRRFGFVTMTTIEDASAAVEKLNGTEIGGREIKVNITEKPLSSVGSSLLQSDDSKFVDSPHKVYVGNLAKSVTSESLKNFFSEKGNVLSAKVSRVPGTSKSSGYGFVSFSSEEDVEAAISSLNNALLDGQKIRVNKA, encoded by the exons ATGTCTACCCTTTCATCTTTCACCATATCCCCAACTTTCTTGCACAACCCCAGAAATAGAAACAGAAATTCCTCAATTCAACTTCCAAACTTGTCTCTTAAACCACAAACAGCGCGAGTATGCTTATCCACGAGAATGAATGCCGTTGAGGAAGAAGAAATTTCAGTCTCTACAGCGGACCCCTCTTCGGAAGCCGCCAGGCGACTTTACATTGGTAACATTCCTCGCACACTCAAACCCGATGAGCTCCGTAAAATCGTTGAAGAGCACGCCGCCGTCGAGAAAGCCGAG GTTATGTATGATAAGTACTCCGGAAGGAGTCGTAGATTTGGGTTTGTTACGATGACAACAATTGAGGATGCAAGTGCTGCTGTTGAAAAGCTTAATGGCACT GAAATTGGAGGTCGTGAAATCAAAGTAAACATAACTGAAAAGCCATTGTCTTCTGTGGGTTCGTCACTTCTCCAATCGGATGATTCCAAATTTGTTGACAGCCCTCACAAAGTTTATGTTGGTAATCTAGCAAAAAGTGTAACTTCAGAGTCGCTCAAGAACTTCTTTTCTGAGAAGGGAAATGTTTTAAGTGCAAAGGTTTCCCGGGTTCCAGGGACCTCAAAGTCTAGTGGATATGGTTTTGTTTCATTCTCTTCTGAAGAGGATGTGGAAGCTGCAATATCATCTCTAAACAATGCG CTGCTTGATGGACAGAAGATTCGTGTAAAT